GAGAAAATATTCCATCAGAGCGTGAGCTATCAGTGCAATTTGATGTGAGTAGAATGACGGTACGCCAATCTATTACCAATTTAGTAAACAGTGGGTTGCTCTATCGTGAAAAAGGAAGAGGAACGTATGTAGCCAATCCGAAATTGGAACAACCATTAATGGGATTAACAAGTTTTACAGAAGATATGCGTGCAAGAGGAATGGAACCGAGCAGTAAAGTTTTGCGCTTTGAAAAAATTGTGCCACCTCTAGACATAGCCGGTGACTTATTGTTAGAACCTGGGGAGGAAGTATTTTTTGTTGCACGGATACGAAATGCCGATTCTAAACCGATGGCAATAGAAAGAACGTATATTCCAGTGAAAGTTTATCCTGAATTAGATGAGAAAAAAATTATGGGCTCATTGTATGCACTGATTGAAGCGAAATTTCATCAGAAGATTGGCAATGCTATACAACAAATGGAAGCAGCTATT
This genomic interval from Lysinibacillus sphaericus contains the following:
- a CDS encoding GntR family transcriptional regulator translates to MLDKNSHIPIYIQIEEILKQRIYLEEYKIGENIPSERELSVQFDVSRMTVRQSITNLVNSGLLYREKGRGTYVANPKLEQPLMGLTSFTEDMRARGMEPSSKVLRFEKIVPPLDIAGDLLLEPGEEVFFVARIRNADSKPMAIERTYIPVKVYPELDEKKIMGSLYALIEAKFHQKIGNAIQQMEAAIVAKEDSKYLQINSTAPVLIIKRTSYLADGVPFELVRSTYRADRYKFISEIKR